Proteins encoded together in one Kwoniella shandongensis chromosome 3, complete sequence window:
- a CDS encoding mitochondrial import inner membrane translocase subunit TIM9 — protein sequence MDFSQFNGAEQAHMSKVIEKKQMQDFMKLYSGLVERCFNACAQDFTTKALTTNESTCVQNCTDKFLKHSERVGARFAEHNAEQMQGGK from the exons ATGGATTTCTCACAGTTCAACGGCGCCGAACAGGCCCACATGTCAAAGgtcatcgagaagaagcag ATGCAAGACTTCATGAAGCTCTACTCTGGCTTGGTTGAGAGATGTTTCAACGCTTGTGCCCAAGATTTCACAACCAAGGCTTTAACGACCAACGAG TCCACCTGTGTTCAAAACTGTACCGACAAGTTCTTGAAGCACTCCGAGCGAGTGGGAGCGAGATTTGCGGAACATAATGCGG AGCAAATgcaaggaggaaagtag